One window of the Branchiostoma lanceolatum isolate klBraLanc5 chromosome 3, klBraLanc5.hap2, whole genome shotgun sequence genome contains the following:
- the LOC136430214 gene encoding serine-rich adhesin for platelets-like isoform X1, producing the protein MVPYLRGLPHVFLILWIFGWAGGQSTISSDAGVSSTLVAGPSSSTPGASSTLQPSPSSLGGSSFSSSVATAVQPAADSQAASVSPSRTVPTSSQSALSPTFISTESNVDSSAISLGSLDLASSTATAGIISSMSGTTEILTPSTTITVLEISPVTATPALSLKQTATSALPSSISSGSISSSRTLTIVPSSPSEMSTQSPLTSAMTMNTTVSPQDTVSPSVALVSPSVALNTAVLFSGVELSSSLEPTETFASSSSVLSFSSSVVLTAAPPNSSSIVPFSVFATASVRPTGSFVSDSVSTPTATAVAMPSSAAFSSSKSFAVTKFSSSDTPLQSAQITPTTISVVNTVPTLSLNETAVPSTQVPSSSVTDTNMTSFLPSATSVQSTTTVGLLNTVSSGGLPSLEPSSMAVQPTEMLLTALPSEMTPSLMSSDLSYFAMPTIITSPSMNMTASSTEVATPVSVSAAASPSFSNVYNLTSTPAAEVLNISSTPSSSLAIISTSGLISNGTTVAPTSDPSPTASASLVTLTRLPINTTEIPDIVATSLFALNSSPAVTASETSSAPATNQSASFTSVPSPSYNSPSSEATTEIPDLFSTAVSMSELAPSETSVVIPSYVSFTESFMLSLPELSVLETESLYQTAAPSSALTTVSMLPSVPLTESVGLSLPNTEAVNSLSTTETQGIPTAPLSSMSSSPSLSEEMLSSSVVPTTLDTFEPLSVMSLSELFLLSTTAGTQLPASSLAAPSLHPSILPLTDLDLEFPSMSVTGMIEKQSISPSLLPMSGSASATLAASPVSTTQLSSSYFEAAVTVQPSQPISDSFDVETLETLSIPTFSMSDSEIYMFTSKSEMATSKTESISLPLKPTPSLISKSATDTEIFDSIHLSDIFSLESSLSPFDVSLQPSPSSPTTHQLPQPSSVQTVNLLSLYPLTELSGTASSVSSMPSGVTTSPEAPMISETVPLSSAETMSRSSSNEVDSFETLSLPPLEDIQTISQSVDSLTQSLLVEEPNPTSQLLSGIFTATDIEAIETISVTHLPSLLSMPSLSPVEILPATPTVIPLETFSLPFLQQSENISTMQSASSQPSDHFTTFPMSQTAVATLLPSEVVLPTSLPLETLQLTTLQDMETTSLSSHLVSKNTSSISLSTEAKLHNASSAEIDFSLISLPTLQLTDFPQFSDVSALSEPLSVPILATRTEIPSFAQPNLTDEISTSFLYQSKTDTLATLEPSNLYPSSAKLSVNELTQTPDFVDLETLSLPSFLMTDSLSIPLVQPMSSSVSVSMDSPSPPELSSPAVTLQSETAAHPVLKTLLPTSTVSARTPLLQSVSLSTLDTFVSGTERYPAFLQTLSLPSIEMLPSDTISSPTLQSTQKVSQDESLSMITMPDVSLNQLDSLSIVPVSTAILATSTLILLTLVDISSPLFQLPESLPASTALQSLAIPSSSLQSSYAVPAATASLEVSKPVNLQTETVSESLQNLETLSLLLVDLLPSETLQMASTPSVQDLSAFPSSETLSSGTSPSETVRAISSLSVQNVTAFPSPGTLSFVSVQPSKSVQTTSMPSLQDFTLLPGLETMSLADVQFSETLQMTSSPLQMTTVFNASVSVIFPSQTILPAISETFSVLPTLSVSDVGMPTPSFDILETLNVTESVLDTASFLSLLDMQTFTTSVLDLSMTQTVTETPSLLLNMSSVTLAPSTPDLTLLSLYDQSSLMSEIVSINFTEFLSPSDSLVDLITPSSPSVELSKTSSMSTNGSGLILPSQTIISSPLASPSPVTFSESVLSYTPTLAALETLAISRNMTSDMGTESASFNMGLPSLSELLQPSTQLSVIATTQPMKTEMISRAPQSEALLLPSSGVTVPVVSGTSATFGPSLPRGTSLAVGTPATTSAVTAELSSLGTMLQYETTSAQVLQTLDVSMSYVFSESAADMTPTSQLIGSPSVTLGPSGSAETSVLLSPTLQSSSSSFILMSNDDFEGSGSDLPFLSQTIPMLTQTASATSVSATSVPATSLQLSPSPSYSVDSFSSVVPSSVMSRSSLQLTPMPSFSQDLASFSLAPTAADTLGSSVPSATTTQTVVITPSLQPSPSQSYIIDSFSSSGPSSSLQPSLTPSYTPGLASFSLPLLSTVSLPVLESSPGFDGSGDGPATDLFFSSSPSLSTSSQTPSISLDFFTPSTALGTTIQPTASISAPNDTSVMTSFTLEAASSVEPLTPLTVSVFSSIEATLTPEGSGDMETSQFLQLESTPSISLSSIPTSISTASFGFSIPVTAFSSISEIVPTPSFSMDFPASTAFFESTQQFEGSGMSISEAFSETVSFTLAASFDSLSSTPAIPTMVSSQVGTATQALSPSLQETVTPSMEDISLPPFTMMSSMFLESTSLVLVIPSSTVDQETVTPSSSMEDVSLPPFTMVSSMFLESTSLVLLPSFTVDLLPSMSTEAASSSAGSVLVSSTTSVMSSAASVASQPSMVGISSSAVQPTSSIAASSSQSATPTPALPTTALISASALVSSGSAIASSVLPTSSLVASSSLLSSTVVEPSLIQIPSLIIAPSFTAVVVSSSAVVVSSSAVVTTQAPTSPVPTTQAPTSPVPTTQAPTTQPPTTQAPTTQTTSTPAPTTPGPATTTFSYVTANLSVELVLTWVNTVLVIPDTVDITVVQFYFTMEARLARAFAKARQRKAGMDVARNPILRRKRAATFENVTCQVINATRDNSTGRNDHVTLTYYVMYEGQAVPASQAVADLALLDEQEVALQLGYFVAQTEEYVPVTAPSDPMYWIIAAVLGPLFIIIIIVIWLVCCCKRTKSTEMAPDTVGELQKKGTPRGIAPAEMQKKVMTETLIPPGSYVVKVPAESRDAPPLPARRGQSQPRRSAKTKDRRQKSSKRRHSKRRSTEESEDSSFTSVTDRSSKPRSKKSPEYMLESDTGDSFASDAGSKAGLFEHVAKLSAVIEPTPQKPASRAFHSSVHPIKFPPLRTPLVTDRLRESIKENQQLSQSMRQKADIEHWRNKQLQRERSLRRKPSSPRGGYEHTAVGDTKDQRRAYKRAQQQIDSVLEPGSQIPAVLEPSRRRRMKRPHKRHGSHDIQGVTSPHDPELAMQFGQQPQGVYRPINGVPPLGPQPPMPVDSEGRSFEDESYTESDPETMPISQARERIHQLLDEAFSLISPSVPPRNTVAPAPNVTTVQPVQSTPQYAQPAGNGQVPNGMGATYMTPQAAYPQDLRTPQGPVPPPAHGRASTAGPRARRRFNGQSASSSDREPTADQPLFTRQPTVVFSPEQYQQAAAGRAAAPDPRARTSQATPASVNMGTPQQPLFVTPVQQKTDGSGSVLWSLYNAEDEVARMSQSREPTPLSPDDIGPLEFRLRNTASLPGGLDASPLLSRLQSTPMTRTSSLPSVTPPHLTPTTFPAPSPIGQSGYGSPFIGQPGTSPGSHPGMRTLGQSAFTPVRSSPGSDQSGAGSNPPSQLDDSRLRPGQDPDADEVDIMSGIRTGDSAQPLIQAIKEELKRLSGKTPVTTL; encoded by the exons ATGGTTCCCTATCTACGTGGACTGCCTCACGTCTTTCTCATCTTGTGGATATTCGGCTGGGCCGGCGGACAGAGCACTATTTCCTCAG ATGCTGGTGTGAGCTCAACCTTGGTGGCTGGTCCATCAAGTTCCACTCCTGGGGCGAGTTCAACCCTGCAGCCCTCGCCAAGTAGTCTAGGTGGCTCTTCTTTTAGTTCCAGTGTGGCTACAGCTGTACAGCCTGCTGCAGACAGCCAAGCTGCCTCAGTATCACCCAGCAGAACTGTCCCTACAAGTTCTCAGAGTGCTTTGTCACCTACATTTATATCAACTGAAAGCAATGTAGACTCCTCAGCCATTTCATTAGGCAGTTTAGACCTTGCAAGTAGCACAGCAACAGCTGGTATTATATCCAGTATGTCAGGCACGACAGAGATATTGACGCCGTCAACAACTATTACAGTTTTAGAAATATCACCAGTAACTGCGACACCCGCTTTGTCATTGAAACAAACAGCGACAAGTGCGTTGCCAAGTTCGATTTCGAGTGGCAGTATTTCATCATCTAGAACTCTAACCATTGTGCCATCCTCTCCATCAGAAATGTCCACACAATCGCCACTGACATCAGCCATGACCATGAACACAACCGTGAGCCCGCAGGATACGGTAAGCCCGAGTGTGGCGTTGGTTTCACCGAGTGTGGCGTTAAATACTGCAGTGCTGTTCAGTGGTGTTGAGTTGAGCTCTAGTTTGGAGCCAACAGAGACCTTTGCAAGTTCAAGCAGTGTGTTGAGTTTTTCATCATCGGTTGTGTTAACAGCAGCTCCTCCTAACTCAAGTTCAATTGTGCCGTTTTCTGTGTTTGCGACTGCGAGTGTTCGACCTACAGGCAGTTTTGTGTCTGACTCTGTAAGTACGCCTACGGCAACAGCAGTAGCAATGCCGAGCAGTGCGGCCTTCTCAAGCTCTAAAAGTTTTGCAGTGACTAAATTCTCTTCTAGTGACACACCATTGCAGTCAGCACAGATCACACCTACTACAATATCTGTTGTAAACACTGTGCCCACTTTATCACTGAATGAAACAGCAGTGCCGTCAACTCAAGTTCCATCATCTTCAGTAACTGACACTAACATGACCAGTTTCTTGCCAAGTGCAACATCAGTCCAGTCGACAACAACAGTGGGCTTGCTGAATACAGTTTCTTCTGGTGGTTTGCCCTCGTTGGAACCAAGCAGTATGGCAGTACAACCTACTGAGATGCTCTTAACAGCTTTGCCATCTGAGATGACACCAAGTTTAATGAGTTCAGATTTGAGTTACTTTGCTATGCCTACAATCATAACAAGTCCGTCCATGAACATGACAGCAAGCTCAACAGAAGTGGCTACCCCAGTTTCAGTTAGTGCGGCTGCATCTCCATCCTTTTCAAACGTGTACAACTTAACCAGCACACCAGCAGCAGAAGTACTAAACATCTCCTCAACACCCTCAAGCTCCTTGGCAATAATTTCGACATCTGGATTGATATCAAATGGAACCACTGTGGCACCAACTTCAGATCCAAGCCCAACTGCATCAGCATCTCTTGTAACTCTTACAAGGTTACCCATCAACACAACAGAAATACCTGACATTGTGGCGACATCATTATTTGCCTTGAACTCGTCTCCTGCTGTAACTGCAAGTGAAACAAGTTCAGCTCCAGCAACAAATCAATCAGCATCATTTACATCTGTTCCAAGCCCATCATACAACAGTCCAAGCAGTGAAGCAACAACAGAAATACCAGACCTTTTCTCCACCGCAGTATCTATGAGTGAACTAGCCCCAAGTGAAACGAGTGTAGTGATTCCATCCTACGTCAGCTTTACAGAAAGTTTTATGTTGAGCCTCCCAGAACTGTCAGTGCTAGAGACCGAGAGCTTGTATCAAACAGCAGCCCCGTCCTCTGCCCTTACCACAGTGAGTATGCTACCAAGTGTGCCACTAACAGAGTCTGTCGGCCTGTCCCTGCCTAATACAGAAGCTGTCAACTCCCTGTCCACAACAGAGACCCAAGGCATTCCAACTGCTCCACTGTCCTCCATGTCCTCATCCCCTTCCCTGTCTGAAGAGATGCTGTCCTCTTCAGTTGTACCAACAACACTGGATACTTTTGAACCATTGTCTGTCATGAGCCTGTCAGAACTGTTCCTATTGTCTACAACTGCTGGAACCCAACTGCCAGCTTCATCCCTTGCTGCTCCTTCCCTACATCCATCTATCTTACCACTGACGGATTTAGACTTAGAGTTCCCATCCATGTCAGTGACTGGAATGATAGAAAAACAATCCATTTCACCCTCACTGCTACCAATGTCTGGATCTGCCAGCGCTACTTTAGCAGCCTCTCCTGTTTCAACAACTCAGTTGTCCAGCTCCTATTTTGAAGCAGCTGTCACTGTGCAGCCAAGTCAACCCATTTCTGACAGTTTTGATGTAGAAACACTGGAAACCCTATCTATTCCAACCTTTTCAATGTCTGACAGCGAAATCTACATGTTCACATCAAAATCAGAgatggctacgtcaaaaactgaGAGTATTTCACTGCCTTTGAAACCCACACCTAGTTTGATTTCCAAATCAGCTACTGATACTGAAATCTTTGACTCCATTCATCTGTCAGATATTTTCTCATTGGAATCATCATTGAGCCCATTTGATGTGTCTCTGCAACCTTCCCCATCTTCACCTACAACTCACCAGCTACCACAGCCTTCTTCAGTCCAAACTGTTAACCTGCTCAGTCTGTATCCTCTGACAGAACTTTCAGGAACAGCATCGAGTGTTTCCTCTATGCCCAGTGGTGTAACAACCTCACCAGAAGCTCCAATGATTTCAGAAACTGTCCCGTTATCATCTGCAGAGACCATGTCCAGGTCTTCTTCAAATGAAGTTGATTCCTTTGAAACACTGTCCCTTCCACCTCTGGAAGACATACAGACAATATCGCAGTCTGTCGACTCTCTAACCCAATCCCTCCTAGTGGAAGAACCCAACCCAACCAGTCAATTGCTATCAGGCATATTTACTGCAACGGACATTGAAGCAATAGAAACTATCTCTGTGACACATCTGCCCTCTTTGTTGTCTATGCCATCTCTGTCGCCAGTAGAGATCCTCCCAGCCACTCCCACAGTGATACCCTTGGAGACTTTCTCATTGCCATTTCTACAACAGtctgaaaatatttcaacaatGCAGTCTGCAAGTAGCCAGCCATCAGACCATTTCACTACTTTTCCAATGTCTCAAACTGCAGTGGCAACATTGTTACCTTCAGAAGTTGTTCTGCCAACCTCTCTGCCCTTAGAGACACTGCAGCTCACTACTTTACAGGACATGGAAACAACTTCTTTATCTAGTCACCTTGTTTCAAAAAACACATCTTCGATTAGTCTGTCAACAGAAGCAAAACTGCACAATGCCTCGTCAGCGGAAATTgatttttctttgatttctcTTCCAACCTTACAACTGACTGACTTTCCGCAATTTTCTGATGTCTCAGCATTGTCTGAGCCTTTGTCAGTACCAATTCTGGCCACTAGAACTGAAATTCCGTCTTTTGCCCAACCAAATTTGACTGATGAAATTTCAACCTCTTTCCTTTACCAGTCCAAGACAGACACCTTGGCCACATTGGAACCATCTAATTTGTATCCCTCATCTGCTAAGCTGTCTGTGAATGAGCTTACCCAGACTCCAGACTTTGTGGACTTAGAAACATTATCCCTTCCAAGTTTTCTCATGACAGATTCACTGTCCATCCCACTGGTACAGCCTATGTCATCGTCTGTGTCTGTCTCCATGGATTCACCATCTCCACCTGAACTATCCTCCCCAGCTGTTACCTTGCAGTCAGAGACAGCAGCACATCCTGTGTTAAAAACATTGTTACCGACAAGTACAGTGTCTGCAAGGACACCATTACTTCAGTCTGTCAGCCTCTCTACTTTGGACACCTTTGTCTCAGGAACAGAAAGATATCCAGCATTCCTTCAGACACTGAGCTTACCTTCCATTGAAATGCTTCCTTCTGACACCATTTCGTCACCTACATTACAGTCCACCCAAAAAGTAAGTCAAGATGAGTCCTTATCTATGATAACCATGCCAGATGTTAGTTTGAACCAACTAGATTCCCTTTCCATAGTACCTGTATCCACAGCTATTTTGGCTACTTCAACTTTAATTTTGTTAACGTTGGTGGACATTTCTTCCCCACTGTTTCAGCTACCGGAGAGCCTGCCAGCTTCAACTGCTTTGCAATCCTTGGCAATCCCATCATCCAGCTTACAGAGCTCTTACGCAGTCCCCGCTGCCACAGCAAGCCTGGAAGTGTCCAAGCCTGTAAATCTCCAGACAGAAACTGTGTCAGAAAGCCTCCAAAATCTAGAGACACTTAGTCTATTGCTTGTAGACCTGCTTCCTTCAGAGACCTTACAGATGGCCTCTACGCCCAGTGTTCAAGATTTAAGTGCCTTCCCAAGTTCTGAAACATTGTCAAGTGGTACAAGCCCCTCAGAAACTGTGAGGGCAATCTCTTCACTAAGTGTTCAAAATGTCACAGCTTTTCCAAGTCCAGGGACTTTGTCATTTGTCAGTGTGCAACCCTCCAAATCTGTGCAAACGACTTCTATGCCCAGTCTCCAAGACTTCACATTGCTGCCTGGTCTGGAGACAATGTCATTGGCTGATGTGCAGTTTTCTGAAACTTTACAAATGACCAGTTCACCTCTGCAGATGACCACTGTTTTTAATGCATCTGTTAGTGTTATCTTTCCAAGTCAAACGATTCTGCCAGCCATTTCTGAAACCTTTTCTGTCTTGCCTACTCTGTCAGTGTCAGATGTGGGCATGCCAACCCCAAGTTTTGACATTCTGGAGACTCTCAATGTAACAGAATCAGTGCTAGACACTGCTAGTTTTCTGAGCCTGCTAGACATGCAAACTTTTACCACCTCAGTCCTGGACCTTTCTATGACTCAAACTGTTACTGAAACCCCAAGTCTACTTCTCAACATGAGTAGTGTGACACTAGCACCAAGTACTCCAGACTTAACCCTATTGTCTTTGTATGACCAAAGTAGCTTAATGTCAGAAATAGTCAGCATAAATTTCACTGAGTTTCTATCTCCATCTGACAGTCTTGTGGACTTGATAACCCCCTCATCCCCATCAGTGGAATTGTCAAAAACTTCAAGCATGAGTACAAATGGGTCAGGCCTAATTCTGCCAAGCCAAACTATCATCAGTAGCCCTCTAGCTAGTCCCAGCCCTGTAACTTTCTCTGAAAGTGTCCTATCATACACCCCAACTTTAGCAGCCTTAGAAACATTGGCTATTTCAAGAAACATGACTTCTGACATGGGCACTGAAAGTGCATCGTTTAACATGGGTTTGCCATCCCTCTCTGAACTGCTGCAACCAAGCACACAGCTATCAGTGATTGCCACAACACAACCAATGAAAACTGAGATGATTTCTAGAGCACCGCAATCAGAAGCTTTGCTGCTGCCTTCCTCTGGAGTTACGGTACCGGTGGTGTCGGGGACATCAGCAACTTTTGGACCATCACTGCCGAGAGGAACATCTCTAGCTGTTGGGACTCCAGCTACTACGTCTGCAGTGACAGCTGAATTGTCTTCACTTGGGACTATGTTGCAATATGAGACTACATCAGCACAG GTGTTGCAAACTTTGGATGTCAGCATGTCGTATGTGTTTTCTGAATCGGCTGCTGACATGACGCCGACATCCCAGCTCATCGGTTCACCATCAGTGACCCTGGGACCAAGTGGATCTGCAGAAACATCAGTTCTGCTGTCACCAACTCTCCAATCCAGCAGCTCAAGCTTCATTCTCATGAGTAATGATGACTTTGAGGGGTCAGGGTCTGACCTCCCCTTCCTCTCACAAACAATCCCAATGTTGACCCAAACTGCATCAGCCACATCAGTATCAGCAACATCAGTACCAGCAACATCATTACAACTGAGCCCAAGCCCATCATACAGTGTTGACTCTTTCAGTTCAGTTGTACCATCATCAGTTATGTCTAGATCTTCACTGCAGCTCACTCCGATGCCATCATTCAGTCAAgatctggcatcattttcccTCGCACCAACGGCTGCAGACACCTTGGGATCATCAGTTCCTTCTGCAACTACAACCCAAACTGTTGTCATAACACCATCATTGCAGCCTAGCCCTAGTCAGTCGTATATCATTGACTCATTCAGCTCCTCTGGACCTTCATCGTCCCTACAGCCCAGTCTGACTCCATCATATACACCTGGTCTTGCTTCATTTTCGTTGCCACTACTATCCACAGTGTCCTTACCAGTTCTGGAGTCGTCTCCAGGTTTTGATGGATCAGGGGATGGACCAGCGACAGACTTGTTCTTCAGCTCTTCACCCAGTCTATCAACATCGAGCCAGACACCTTCTATCAGCTTGGATTTTTTCACTCCGTCTACAGCACTGGGTACAACTATCCAGCCAACAGCAAGTATCTCAGCACCAAATGATACATCAGTCATGACCAGTTTCACACTGGAGGCTGCAAGCAGTGTTGAACCTCTGACCCCACTGACTGTATCCGTGTTTTCTTCCATTGAGGCAACACTAACACCAGAAGGGTCAGGGGACATGGAGACGTCACAGTTCCTCCAGCTGGAATCGACCCCCAGCATTTCCCTCAGCTCCATCCCAACATCAATTTCAACAGCCTCCTTTGGCTTCAGCATACCAGTGACAGCATTTAGCAGTATATCAGAGATTGTTCCAACTCCAAGCTTCAGTATGGACTTTCCTGCTTCAACCGCCTTTTTTGAATCAACACAACAGTTTGAGGGTTCTGGGATGTCTATTTCTGAAGCCTTCTCAGAAACCGTTTCATTTACACTAGCTGCAAGTTTTGATTCCCTGTCTTCAACACCAGCAATACCAACAATGGTGAGCTCCCAAGTAGGCACTGCCACGCAAGCTCTGTCCCCTTCACTGCAAGAGACAGTCACACCATCTATGGAAGACATTTCCTTACCCCCCTTCACAATGATGTCCAGTATGTTCCTGGAGTCCACATCCCTGGTACTTGTTATACCTAGTTCTACTGTTGATCAAGAGACAGTCACACCATCTTCATCTATGGAAGACGTTTCCTTACCTCCCTTCACGATGGTGTCCAGTATGTTCCTGGAGTCCACATCCCTGGTACTTCTACCCAGTTTTACTGTTGATCTGCTGCCCTCCATGAGTACTGAAGCAGCCAGCAGCTCGGCGGGGTCTGTTCTCGTCAGCTCCACTACAAGTGTGATGTCATCTGCTGCTAGTGTAGCATCACAGCCGAGCATGGTAGGAATCTCGTCCAGTGCAGTTCAACCTACGTCGTCAATCGCAGCATCTTCATCCCAGTCAGCCACCCCCACCCCAGCTCTACCAACAACTGCACTTATATCAGCTTCAGCCTTGGTGTCATCAGGAAGTGCCATCGCCAGTTCTGTTCTGCCAACATCATCGCTTGTGGCGTCTTCGTCATTGTTGTCGTCTACTGTAGTCGAGCCATCTTTGATACAGATCCCAAGTCTGATCATAGCACCATCTTTCACAGCAGTTGTGGTCAGCTCATCAGCAGTTGTGGTCAGCTCTTCAGCAGTTGTTACAACACAGGCCCCAACAAGTCCAGTACCTACAACACAGGCCCCAACAAGTCCGGTACCTACAACACAGGCTCCAACAACACAACCACCAACAACACAGGCACCAACAACTCAGACAACATCGACgccagctccaacaactccaggCCCTGCAACTACAACATTCAGCTATGTCACAGCAAATCTTTCTGTGGAACTGGTGCTCACCTGGGTCAATACAG TGCTGGTTATCCCAGACACAGTTGACATCACCGTAGTACAGTTTTACTTCACCATGGAGGCCAGGCTGGCACGGGCCTTTGCTAAGGCAAGGCAGCGAAAGGCTGGGATGGACGTAGCACGTAACCCTATCCTCAGGAGAAAACGAGCAGCAACTTTTGAAAACGTGACTTGTCAG GTAATAAATGCCACACGAGACAACTCCACAGGTAGAAATGACCACGTGACGTTGACCTACTACGTAATGTACGAGGGACAGGCCGTCCCCGCGTCGCAGGCCGTGGCAGACCTGGCGCTGCTGGACGAGCAGGAGGTGGCGCTGCAGCTGGGGTATTTCGTCGCTCAAACTGAAG AATACGTGCCTGTTACTGCCCCATCCGACCCCATGTACTGGATCATAGCAGCTGTGCTCGGGCCTctcttcattatcatcatcatcgtcatctggCTGGTGTGCTGCTGTAAACGCACCAAGAGCACAGAGATGGCGCCGGACACGGTCGGCGAGCTGCAAAAGAAAGGAACACCACGG GGCATTGCTCCAGCAGAGATGCAGAAGAAGGTGATGACAGAAACCCTCATCCCTCCTGGCTCCTACGTGGTGAAGGTACCAGCAGAGTCACGCGATGCCCCACCCCTCCCCGCACGACGGGGGCAGTCTCAACCCAGACGGTCGGCCAAGACTAAGGACAGGCGACAGAAGTCATCCAAGCGCAGACACTCGAAAAG AAGATCAACAGAAGAATCAGAGGACAGTTCCTTCACAAGTGTGACAGATCGGAGCAGCAAGCCCAGATCCAAGAAATCTCCCGAGTACATGTTGGAATCTGACACTGGGG ATTCCTTCGCATCAGATGCAGGCTCCAAGGCAGGGCTGTTTGAACACGTGGCCAAGCTGTCCGCAGTTATCGAGCCGACGCCCCAGAAGCCTGCGTCCCGTGCCTTCCACTCCTCGGTCCACCCCATCAAGTTCCCGCCCCTCCGCACGCCCCTGGTCACAGACAGGCTCAGGGAGTCCATCAAGGAGAACCAACAG TTGTCCCAGTCCATGCGACAGAAGGCAGACATCGAACACTGGCGGAACAAACAGCTCCAGAGGGAGCGGTCCCTACGCAGGAAGCCGTCCTCGCCGAGGGGAGGGTATGAACACACGGCAGTGGGAGACACCAAGGACCAGCGTCGTGCGTACAAGAGAGCACAGCAGCAGATAGACTCAGTCCTGGAGCCAGGCAGCCAGATACCTGCAGTACTGGAGCCATCCAGAAG GAGGAGGATGAAGCGGCCCCACAAGAGGCACGGCAGCCATGACATCCAGGGGGTGACCTCGCCCCATGACCCCGAGCTCGCCATGCAGTTTGGGCAGCAGCCGCAAGGGGTCTATCGGCCCATTAACGGTGTGCCACCGCTAGGACCTCAGCCACCAATGCCt GTTGATTCAGAAGGACGGTCATTTGAGGACGAGTCCTACACTGAAAGTGACCCCGAGACCATGCCGATCAGCCAGGCACGCGAGCGAATCCACCAGCTACTGGACGAAGCCTTCTCACTCATCTCGCCCAGCGTCCCACCGCGCAACACCGTGGCTCCAGCTCCGAATGTCACGACAGTGCAGCCTGTCCAGAGTACACCTCAGTATGCACAGCCAGCTGGGAATGGGCAGGTTCCCAATGGGATGGGTGCTACTTACATGACG CCCCAGGCTGCCTACCCCCAGGATCTGCGCACTCCCCAGGGCCCTGTCCCTCCCCCGGCTCACGGTCGGGCGTCCACCGCCGGCCCACGGGCGCGGAGGAGATTCAACGGGCAGTCAGCCTCCAGCTCCGACAG GGAGCCCACAGCTGACCAGCCCCTGTTCACCAGACAGCCCACGGTGGTGTTCAGCCCTGAGCAGTACCAGCAGGCAGCGGCAGGGCGAGCAGCTGCACCCGACCCACGGG CACGAACATCCCAGGCTACCCCTGCAAGTGTAAACATGGGCACCCCGCAGCAGCCCCTGTTTGTGACCCCCGTGCAGCAGAAGACGGACGGGTCGGGCAGTGTCCTGTGGAGCCTGTACAACGCTGAGGACGAGGTGGCCAGAATGTCACAATCCCGAGAACCG